In a single window of the Microbacterium sp. Root61 genome:
- a CDS encoding bifunctional riboflavin kinase/FAD synthetase, which translates to MIVFRDPAEVPAGFGPSVVAIGKFDGVHAGHRAVITRARVDAATSGARVVAVTFDRNPLSILRPELCPESLIGVTQKLAFLAEAGVDATLLLTFDEALAQLSARAFVEHVLVDALDVRTVLVGEDFRFGHGGAGNPELLREMGIQYGFRVDVVDDVRAIDDGRRVSSTWIRELLSEGDVETAGRLLGRPASLWGEVVHGLKRGRELGFPTANLSPDLEGFVPADGVYSGWLVDEESENGLRPGIRYPAAISIGTNPTFDDVHMRQVEAYVLDETDLDLYGHRVEIQFTARIRGMVAFEGIERLIEQMTDDVAKVRAALP; encoded by the coding sequence ATGATCGTCTTCCGCGATCCGGCCGAGGTGCCGGCGGGCTTCGGCCCGTCCGTCGTCGCCATCGGCAAGTTCGACGGCGTGCACGCCGGACACCGTGCCGTCATCACCCGCGCGCGGGTGGACGCCGCCACCAGCGGTGCCCGCGTGGTCGCAGTGACATTCGACCGCAACCCACTCAGCATCCTGCGCCCCGAGCTGTGCCCGGAGAGCCTGATCGGAGTGACGCAGAAGCTCGCGTTCCTCGCCGAGGCCGGCGTCGACGCGACCCTGCTGCTCACTTTCGACGAGGCACTCGCCCAGCTCAGTGCCCGGGCGTTCGTCGAGCACGTCCTGGTGGACGCGCTCGATGTGCGCACGGTGCTCGTGGGCGAGGACTTCCGGTTCGGGCACGGCGGCGCGGGCAATCCGGAGCTGTTGCGCGAGATGGGAATCCAGTACGGTTTCCGCGTGGATGTCGTGGATGACGTGCGTGCGATCGACGACGGTCGGCGCGTGTCCTCGACGTGGATCCGGGAGCTGCTCTCGGAAGGGGATGTCGAGACGGCCGGCCGTCTGCTCGGCCGCCCGGCATCGCTGTGGGGCGAGGTCGTGCACGGGCTCAAGCGCGGCCGCGAGCTCGGCTTCCCCACCGCCAACCTCTCGCCGGACCTCGAGGGATTCGTTCCGGCGGACGGCGTCTACTCCGGATGGCTCGTGGACGAGGAGTCCGAGAACGGCCTCCGCCCCGGCATCCGCTATCCGGCCGCGATCAGCATCGGCACCAACCCGACGTTCGATGACGTGCACATGCGCCAGGTGGAGGCCTACGTCCTGGACGAGACCGACCTGGACCTCTACGGCCACCGCGTCGAGATCCAGTTCACTGCGCGCATCCGTGGCATGGTCGCATTCGAAGGCATCGAGCGGCTCATCGAGCAGATGACCGACGACGTCGCAAAGGTGCGCGCGGCCCTGCCATGA